The sequence GAAAAATGAAGGGTTTTCGAGCTTATCATAGGTCTTAGCTAGTTAAGCTAGCCAACATCAGCTACCGTTAACGTTAGTTAATCTAAGTTTACTCGTAGGTCCAAACAAAGGCACTCGTCTACTAAAATGGAGATCATTTCACTTAAATTCTGTTCTGTATTTTATGAATGAGATCTAGCCCAAACGCAATTAGTTCCCAGGTTGTAAATTACAATTTTGAGAGCGCTAACACGCAGAACCTATCGCCAAGTAACGCCACAAACCTAATGTAGTTTGGCTTTTTCTTCAAATGACATTTCGTAAATGCAGTAATTTATGCAAATTATTTCTTAGTTTTAACGTATTCGTCTCATGTTTACCCAGTTAAACCCTAAGGTGGCGTTTAGATAGCCTATGTGTATTGGTCATTCACTTAAACCCTAAGGTTTACTATGAATGTTTAAGTCATTCACTCAAACATAAATAACTTTCATACAGATTTGTACATGTACAAATCTCACCCTGGGCTATTAATGTTGTTTTCAGGGAGAACTCATGCTGCCAACGTGAAAAATGTGAATGACCTAAAAGCCGCAGTGAATGTGGAATGGCAGGAGGATGGGGCATCTAAAGGGAAGGAGGTGACTATCCTGAATGTGACATAAGCCATGCTATGGTTAACATGTTTCTGTCCCCACACTGGTGTCCTTAAAAATCTGGCCTGCCTGGTTGTTTACTTCTCTTCTGTCAGTCTCAGTTATATTTGGCGATCACTGTTAAACTGTCAAACATTGTGAACAAACAGAGTATGCAAACATAAATTATGGCACATTGTCTCTGtttctgcttgtctgtctgtttgcctgttgGACTTTTCCTATGTTGTGGCTCATCATCTTCTTGTCTGTTTCAGATTGACATTGCTGACCTCTGGGCTCTCAACTCACACCTGTTCGAGCAGCCAGCACCCCCCAAACAGCCTGCCCAGGTTCCGGCTGTCCAGGCTTCCGCACAGAAGGTGAAGCAACACAACTGGGCACAGGCCATCTCGTTGTCTGCTCATTTTCAACCAAACTTTAGTTTAATATCtctattttaacttcttccGTAGAAATATGAAGGGAGACTCCGGTCATCGAGGATGCCGCCACCTTGTGACAGTATGTAATAGCTGTAACAAATGCTTAATGTGTTTGTCGTGTGTTGATGTGTCAactcatgtatttgtgtgtgtttgttcttttgaAGCGGCACCTCAAGCCGGTCCGTCTGAGGAACCAGGTTTGCATGCCGTGCATGTTCTGTTGAGATTAACTAATTGACTACAGGCTTACACAGTAACACAATGTACACTGTCATAATGATTGTGTTTGGGCTTGTAGTGatcaccccccctctctattaTGGGCTgcttccccctcctccacttATCTTAATAGAACACTTGGTGTGAAGTTGTCTATTTTAGATGTCATTAAATACTTTGGCACTGCAGCTCTCCACTGATAAAATGCAGAATAAATCCTTGAATTATTTGACTATTCTTTACCTTCACCTTTCCTAAACTCAAGTGCTTCACTATTCCTATGTTGGGCTCCTCTTGTAGTTACTCTGCTGCTGATTGAGAGAAATGTCAACGTACGTGTCGCCTAATGCCGTGTTAAGTCATTATTTCCTTCTGTTTTTACCTCATCAGTGTCCAAGAGGTTCACAGCCAACTTCTCGACCGCTGCGTACAGGCAGTCCACTGTTGTGGGTGCCGCTACTGGTGGTGATCAGTCCCACGACATGCCCCAATCAGCCATTCCTAGACCATCAGGTGTGTGACGCTGAGTGTTAAACGTTTTCCTTTTACCAACCAGAGCTGGGTGAAAGGAGTCTGTGCGCTTTATACTTTGGTCATGGTTCTGATTTTATTAGCTCAGTTTTATCAAACGATAATGACAGTCTCTCATCTCCAGCACTGCCTGCCTATCCCAAAAGGACTAAAGCGAAGCCCCCTGCCCAACTTCCAATGATTGAGGCTGTATGTGAAAGTGAGGAATCCAGGTGTGCTCCCTCAAACGCAGCAGGTGAGGCAAAACGGGCGATTTTGGTGGAATTCCAAAATAACGGCTGCACTAGACTCACTAGATTTCTCCAGTGTTTCCTGTCTCTCATCCCACTTCTGCATTGTATGTCCGAGACCACTTCTAACGGTCCAAGCTTTGGCGTTCTCTTTCAGTCCGTCGAATGTCGGTGTCACAGAATGGTGGTGCTGCCGGAAGCAAACGGTCGTCAATCATGCCAAGAGCCTCTGAAATCCAGAACAAGAAGGTGAAGGCAAGTAATGATCTGCCTTTGAAGCATGTCCGTGACCTTATAGATCTTTCTGAATGAGTGTCTTAACTGGGCAAAGACCATGTGCAGTGCTTTCTGTAAACACATTTGTCATTTATACAAGATGTGCTGAATGTGAAAAGGTTTGTGGCATtaagtttgttttttcttttaggCAGCAGAAGTAGGTCGGCCTAACAAACAGTTTTACCAGATGATTGAGGACTACAGAGAGACCATAGAAAAAGTGCCCTTGTCACAATCTGGTCGCGtacgttcgttcgttcgttcataAAGCTCTGAATATTGtttgggataaaaaaaaaagaaattgagtttgttgatttttttttttttttaatttattttttgataACTGCTTGTCTTGCAGGTGGACAATcccagactatgtgtgtgtgttcgaaagCGCCCACTAAGTAAAAAAGGTATGCACCAAAtgagcacacagagaaacatcatGCTTTTGCGGGGACTATATCATTAAATTGAGTGTCTTGTGGAATGTGGTTTTCAGAACTTGGGAAAAAGGAAATTGATGTTGTGACTATTCCTGGGAATGGAACGCTGTTATTTCACGAGCCCAAGCAGAAAGTGGATCTCACTAAGTATCTGGAGAACCAGGTCTTTCACTTCGACTACTCCTTTGATGAAACCACTACCAATGACACTGTTTACAGGTAACCCTGCTTAGTACTGGCTGTTATGAAAGcgtttatttttatgtttgtttattgtatgtatagatatttttctttatttgtataACTAGGCCTATGTTTTCCCCATGACCAGGCACACGGCCAAACCACTGGTGCAAACCATCTTTGAAGGCGGCATGGCAACTTGTTTTGCTTATGGTCAGACTGGCAGTGGAAAAACTCATGTAAGTGCTCAATTTTTGATGCGACAATTGCAGTCTGTATATTTAACAAAGCCATTTGTGAATCTTGATggatgaataataataataataataataataataataataataataataaaaaaactctCCTGTTCACCATTTTAGACAATGGGAGGTGATTTTTCTGGAAAGAACCAGAACAGCTCAAAGGGGATCTATGCTTTGGCAGGTAAAGGAGTTTTTTTGCTTTGGCTTTTCAGTTTTAAGTTCAATTTTAAAGTACTTTACGGTCCTTAACAGACAGACGAGGCAGCATCAGACAGCTAACaaacttaagttgctgtgcacattaactaccacagctaaataataataaataaataattaataaatagataaataaatatccctgagtaaatacaatatatatacattgaggtgcatcaataagTGTGCACTTTAAGGGTGCAATGTGTAGGATTTAAggggatcttttttttttaattggtgtataatcacctgtaagTACGAATCGTTGTCCTTCTGTTAGCTTAGAATaagcccttcatatctacatagaaGCAGGTTGTCAGGGAGGTCGctatgtttctacagtagcccagaatggaccACACTGGCTCTAGAGGGCCTTTTGCGTTCTTACATTGAGGTGGCAGCTTGAATTTGGTGGCGTAGTttggaagagggagaagaaggaagaggaatCGGTGGTTGCTGGTGCAGATtaaccattttgtgttgtgagaAGTTTGAGAACACAAATTTTGACATTGACAGATCATACTTATTATTTGGTACAAGAAACTGCAAGGGAGCTTGAATCCTCGTTGTAAAAGCAGCAAAAATATGGAGCAAAACCCACCCGAAACTGGGACGGGTAACAGCAGAAAACAAGGATAACACCAAGgagatgatgggggggggggacacgaGGAAGGACAGCAGATCGCACCGACAGCGGACAATCTTCGAGTCTGAGACACCTGGACATGTAACATCACCCAGCTGGTCAAGAAAACGGTGGCTGTACTGTACTTTTTAAGGAGACTGAGAACAGAATTCTCAGCAGCTTCTACAGTTGCAACATGGAGAGCATCTTGACCTGTATGGGGAATAGCACTGCCAGGGACCACAAACGCCTGCATAGAGTGGTGAAGACAGCCGAGAAGATCGCCAGGGCACCCCTGCCATCTCTGCAAGACATTTACCATCAGAGAGCCCACACTAGAGCCATTTCTGGTAGACATTTACCTTCAGAGAGCCCACAGTAGTCATCTCTGCTAGACATTTACCTTCAGAGAGCCCACAGTAGTCATCTCTGCTAGACATTTACCACCAGAGAGTCCACAGTAGACCCATCTCTGCTAGACATTTACCACCAGAGAGTCCACAGTAGACCCATCTCTGCTAGACATTTACCACCAGAGAGTCCACAGTAGACCCATCTCTGCAAGACATTTACCACCAGAGAGTCCACAGTAGACCCATCTCTGCAAGACATTTACCACCAGAGAGTCCACAGTAGACCCATCTCTGCTAGACATTTACCACCAGAGAGTCCACAGTAGACCCATCTCTGCAAGACATTTACCACCAGAGAGTCCACAGTAGACCCATCTCTGCAAGACATTTACCACCAGAGAGTCCACAGTAGACCCATCTCTGCAAGACATTTACCTTCAGAGAGCCCACAGTAGTCATCTCTGCTAGACATTTACCATCTGCAGCATCATTAAAGATTCAACCCTTCCCCGACACAGGGTTTTCACACTCATGCCCGCTGACAGGAGAGATAGAAGTGTGAAATCCTCTAGGCTAAGGGACGGCTTTTATCCTCCATCAGACTGATTAATAGATCAAATcctctacccccctccccctccccttccgtAACCCACCTCACCATACAGGAAGCTTCACTCTGGCACCTTATTCTCTGCTACTTGCTTGGAGAgaaaggggtgagggaggggtattcagttggttgcagtCTGCAACTTCActgctagatgccactaaatcctacacgtTACACCTTTTAATTGTAATCAAGTCCAAATGTAACTGTCCCTTTTCTCTGCCACAGCCCAAGATGTCTTCACTCTCCTGAGGCAGCATCCAGATTTAGACCCTTTTGTGTCCTTTTTTGAAATCTACAATGGCAAGGTAGGTTCATAAGCACACACCTCTATCCATTGTTCATCCACAGAGGTTATCCAGATGTCATCACTTGGGTCAATGTTAATGTTAGTTttagcagcaacagcaactccTCAAATGTGGTCATACAACCATGCCCTCTGTGAACCATTTTATTTTCTTGGATAATTTATCAAGGAGGTTTAATATAGGAGCTGTATAGaacgcccccccccacaccccccataTGGCAGCTCAAAGGTTCCCAACATGGCTGCCAGTCAATGCAACTATCTGTTTAACAGCTATGAATGAGTCTAGTTTCATGGTTGAATGTGAAAATTAACCACATTTTGTGCATATTTTATTGTGGAGGTATTTTACCAAAATGTTTGCAATTGAGTGGGTTGGATTGAGCCAATATTTCTTTTAGTTTTACCTGCTAGTTGAACACATGCTAATCCATGAAAGTGGAGTGCATCTCAATTGCTGACATATAAGGAAATTGGCTGTTGAACTTCAACAAAATACCAGACCACTCACAAATGGTGTCTGGTGCGCTGGCAACTTTGTCCAATGGTTGCAACTGAACCCACAGTAGCTCCCATAATCAATTCCCataatcaattcaattcagttaaaATAATCTCAGTCTCCCATTCACTGCTATGGACAGGATCTCAGGATCGTGTATTTGGCAGTCCATGAACTACGTGACTGTTCAGCAAATGAACTTCCATTGGCACAGTGCTTTCTATCTGGCTGTTTAATATGTTTGGCTCTTGATCTACTCTTGTGTTATAGGTGTATGACCTCCTGAACAAGAAAACCCAGCTGCGAGTTCTGGAGGATGAGCGGCAGCAGATGCAGGTTGTGGGCTTGCAGGAGATGAGCGTCACTTGTGTGGCAGACGTCATCAAAATGATTGAGAGGGGCAGTGCGTGCCGGTGAGTGTGCGCTCTGTAGTTAATGCATAGCCATTAGTGGTCACTTCCTGGAAATCCGCTCAATGCTTTATTTATGAGTTGTGCTATGAAAGAGTTACATTTCACCCTTGTCTGGTAAATGTATACCTAATTTAGTGAGAAAGATGTGCAAACCCATGGGCATTTCAGGGTGCAAAGCAGAAAGCACTTCTGTGAAggaaatgtttttattaaaaGCCTAGCCTAAATTTGTCACCTAGCCACTTGGGGGTGTTAACTTTATTAAGGATTGCCTAGGGCAAATGACatgcccttttctctcttcttaatGTCCAGTGGCCATTCCTTGCAGGCATGTTCTTCTCTGTTAGGTCCTCTGGTTTGGTGCCAGAATCTCTAGACTCTCGAGACTGCCTTCAGTCCCCATGCTATTTCTTTGCTGCTGGCCTGTAAATGCACAAATTGCGTCGCATGATGGATTCTGTGTTGCATTCttaagtctgtgtttgtgcgcagGACATCTGGCCAGACGTTCGCAAACGCCAACTCCTCACGCTCCCATGCGGTGCTGCAGATTATCCTGCGCCGTCGGCTGCAACTGCATGGCAAGTTCTCCCTGGTCGATCTGGCTGGGAACGAGCGGGGAATGGACGTCCGAGGCAACGACCGTCAGACCCTCGCAGAGACCGCCGAAATCAACCGCAGCCTGCTGGCCCTGAAGGTAAAACAGCGTGCCATTACTAGAAAACTACCCTTTTGTTGTGTTATACAGCATGTAGAAAATTCAGTGTAATAGTGCTGCTATTGGTTACTTTGGACTTTTAAAATGATATAATTTGAATGCCTCAAAACTGAAAAGAACTGCAGTGTTCTGTGGAATACATAGTGCAGCTTAAAGCTTCTCCAagtcaaggtttttttttttttctttcagttctTTCAGCAATGTCCTTGAGCTTGATGGATACCGATTGAACTGCCCCATTTAGCCCTCAGAGTttataaacaaacaactttttaaAAGAGAAACATACTTGGCATGAGTACCAACAAAAGCACTAACGTCGCCAGCCTCACATACTTGACCAATGTCTGTGCTCGCTTCTGCTTACGATTCCTTATTTGGCGTGATACCTATAGCAAAGAGTGACGCAAACATGCAGCCTTTTCTGCGGCATTGTTTGTTGttcactctctttcccacaTCACTCCGTCAGGACGCCCACTGCATACAGCCCACTCGACCTGAGCAGAGCTGCATCTCAGACACAGAGGTTCAGTTAGTTTTGTCACTGAGCCACAATAATCTGCTATAAATGCACTCTTAATGTAAGTGCTAAAGAAAATAGCTTTTTATCTACATTAGGCAACTAATTAAGGTCAACTGCCTCTACTGCCTTATCCAGTGTGAAATAAGACCTGTATATTAGCAATATCTGCCAAGTATCTCCTGTCTGCTGGAGGAGATGTCAGACAtctgaaatgtactgtatatgtccTATCGATGTGTGCTAAATGCTAATCGCATTAACTAGAAATGTCTCAACACGTCTTGAATGTGTCAGCAAGTTGTCTGAGTCTCTAATGAACCCTTTCTCATAATTTGGCAGGAATGTATTCGATCCCTGGGTCACAACAGTGACCACATCCCATTCCGAATGAGCAAGCTGACTCAAGTGCTTCGTGACTCCTTTATTGGGGAGAACTCCAGGACGTGCATGGTAAGATGATCACGGCATCTAATAGCttgatcagtttttttttttcgtttttggTTACGTTTTAAAACCGACATTTTAAATGAGCCCCTGTTATTAATGAGGATGGTACATCATTAGAATGCAGTGTTTGAAAATCCAGTACGGAGCTTTATTTGCTTATATTGCAAAAATCTTTGCTTCAGATCGCAATGATCTCACCTGGGATGGGCTCGTGTGATTATACCCTGAACACTCTTCGCTATGCTAACAGGTACTGCCATCGAGTGCTCAACTTAAGCCATCACCCCTGGTTCTACTATACTTGTTCATTAAGTCTAAAAAAACAGTTGAAGGTATCTTTAGTTCTTTGCCACACTGGGTGATTaccatatttttattttaaattaattgtTATGTAATGTAAAGGTAATTATGACTTGTGTGAATGTGGTATTGGACAGAGTGAAGGAGCTGAATGGGATATCTAAAGCTGTACAGGACACAGCCCTCAAGGTAGAGCTGTCGGCAAGCTGCAGCTCCTCCGATGTGAGTTTTTGACCGTTGGTCCCAACCGTACTGCTCATAATGACTGCCAAAACACAGGGATAACATggctttacattttattttgaaggACTCCATTGTTCCCCTGTATGATGCCATATCTCAGGtcgaggagatggaggagaagttACGAGAGGAGGTCTTGGTATGTCTGAGATTCTGCCTGTCACTGAATTACCATTCAAGCAGATCAGCTGAATTTGAAGGCCTCATTCCCTCTGTGATCATAATCATGTATGGAAGGTGTTCTATTCTAATGCGCTGTTCAATTTTTACAGGCTGGCAAAGAATTCTATTTATCCATGGTGTCACCAACGTTTGAAGTCTTGGCTCGTCTTCCAGAAATGGAAGACTTTTTCCAGAGATCACTGGGTTTGTATTTTTGTTACCTTTTGAGATTATAGAAGTGATTCTGATTCCAACTTGTTTTTAATAAGTTTGAACTCTACTCTTTCTACAGATGCTGTCAACACTTTAAAAGAAGCCATTAAGGCAGAGGAAGATCTGACTTCTTTTTCAACCTGACACcatacacttgcacaaacaATGTACATGTTAAATGAGCAGAGTTTTTAAATATTCCCCCTATAATTCCATTAACTTTTAATGTACATGTAGTGTCTTATCATGACCCACCCTCCCCTCAATGCCCATGTGTGAGGTCTGTTTTTGCTGATCAAATGTTCCAAGATTTTGCACATTTGGGAGCCCATTATGCTTCATATTTTGTACATGCCAAGTAGGTTTCCCTCACACTACATTTGTATAGGCAATAACATTCTTAGCCTGTCTGTTCACTGTACACTGTACACTGTACTTGTGTATACCGAAATATCCAAACTCAGACATTGATGGTGGTGGACTTGTCATTCTAAAGATCTGGTTATAATATTCGACTGGCAAACACGCTAGTAcaattgtgtttttctttgtctttctttcctcccaagttgtttgtttgttttttcctgtcATCCTTACTGCTGTGTAATAAAAAAACCttgtccttctccctccctgtctacattttttttattaaaacttttttttacaatcaaTGTATCTGTTTTCAGGATAATTCACGTGTCGATTTTAATCCGTATGAACATGTATCTTATTTCAATAATGCCCATGCGATTTGTTTAAGCTTTGATGTGATGCTGATATAGATTCTCATTGTGTTTTTTGCGGTCCATAATGTGAACGTGAACTGTAGTGACATGTTTTGTAATTCTAGACACACCCCTTATCTTCAGGAGGTAGTAACCATGGATACCTGTATGTCAACGGAAGTAGGGGCAAGTTGCGTGTAGTTGGTGAAGTGGGTTTCTCAGATAATCGTCCTAAAAGTTGATTCAATACTTGCCGCATTCAAGATTCCTTCATTGTTACATCTCGTTATACAGGTAGAAAGAGCAAAAGTATTGGGTTTCGGCTCCTTGACGTCGCAGcaataaataatacatacattGTGCGTTTTTGTGTATGCACAGCTACCTCTGAGTTGAGAAGTATCCGGCTAACTTTGGGGAACTATCGCTAGCTATATTTGTTGAACGGAGTTGAAACCCTGCTTCGTAGAGAAATGGGGGAGTCGGAATTCGTGATCAATTTCTCGGCCCTTGAAAAAGAGCTGGAGTGTGCAGTTGAAGCTGACAAGAAATATCGTCGCGAAAATGATGCCAAGTTTCGTGCTCTTCACCAGAAAGTAGCCACCTATGAGGAGTTTAGGTATGCTATTGAATATcttaatgaattaattcattGCAACAGTGGCAACAAATCCTAGAGAGCCAGGCAACGAAACGAATATTTCAATATAACGTCTAAATTGAGAATATAGGCATAATTAGACGATGGTTTAAGTTATCATGACCTAGAGGACTTG is a genomic window of Clupea harengus chromosome 1, Ch_v2.0.2, whole genome shotgun sequence containing:
- the kif2c gene encoding kinesin-like protein KIF2C isoform X2, giving the protein MLFSGRTHAANVKNVNDLKAAVNVEWQEDGASKGKEIDIADLWALNSHLFEQPAPPKQPAQVPAVQASAQKKYEGRLRSSRMPPPCDTAPQAGPSEEPVSKRFTANFSTAAYRQSTVVGAATGGDQSHDMPQSAIPRPSALPAYPKRTKAKPPAQLPMIEAVCESEESRCAPSNAAVRRMSVSQNGGAAGSKRSSIMPRASEIQNKKAAEVGRPNKQFYQMIEDYRETIEKVPLSQSGRVDNPRLCVCVRKRPLSKKELGKKEIDVVTIPGNGTLLFHEPKQKVDLTKYLENQVFHFDYSFDETTTNDTVYRHTAKPLVQTIFEGGMATCFAYGQTGSGKTHTMGGDFSGKNQNSSKGIYALAAQDVFTLLRQHPDLDPFVSFFEIYNGKVYDLLNKKTQLRVLEDERQQMQVVGLQEMSVTCVADVIKMIERGSACRTSGQTFANANSSRSHAVLQIILRRRLQLHGKFSLVDLAGNERGMDVRGNDRQTLAETAEINRSLLALKECIRSLGHNSDHIPFRMSKLTQVLRDSFIGENSRTCMIAMISPGMGSCDYTLNTLRYANRVKELNGISKAVQDTALKVELSASCSSSDDSIVPLYDAISQVEEMEEKLREEVLAGKEFYLSMVSPTFEVLARLPEMEDFFQRSLDAVNTLKEAIKAEEDLTSFST
- the kif2c gene encoding kinesin-like protein KIF2C isoform X1 — encoded protein: MLFSGRTHAANVKNVNDLKAAVNVEWQEDGASKGKEIDIADLWALNSHLFEQPAPPKQPAQVPAVQASAQKKYEGRLRSSRMPPPCDTAPQAGPSEEPVSKRFTANFSTAAYRQSTVVGAATGGDQSHDMPQSAIPRPSALPAYPKRTKAKPPAQLPMIEAVCESEESRCAPSNAAVRRMSVSQNGGAAGSKRSSIMPRASEIQNKKVKAAEVGRPNKQFYQMIEDYRETIEKVPLSQSGRVDNPRLCVCVRKRPLSKKELGKKEIDVVTIPGNGTLLFHEPKQKVDLTKYLENQVFHFDYSFDETTTNDTVYRHTAKPLVQTIFEGGMATCFAYGQTGSGKTHTMGGDFSGKNQNSSKGIYALAAQDVFTLLRQHPDLDPFVSFFEIYNGKVYDLLNKKTQLRVLEDERQQMQVVGLQEMSVTCVADVIKMIERGSACRTSGQTFANANSSRSHAVLQIILRRRLQLHGKFSLVDLAGNERGMDVRGNDRQTLAETAEINRSLLALKECIRSLGHNSDHIPFRMSKLTQVLRDSFIGENSRTCMIAMISPGMGSCDYTLNTLRYANRVKELNGISKAVQDTALKVELSASCSSSDDSIVPLYDAISQVEEMEEKLREEVLAGKEFYLSMVSPTFEVLARLPEMEDFFQRSLDAVNTLKEAIKAEEDLTSFST